A portion of the Glycine max cultivar Williams 82 chromosome 10, Glycine_max_v4.0, whole genome shotgun sequence genome contains these proteins:
- the LOC102662570 gene encoding uncharacterized protein — protein MRNVSNSPFLDSSTTNYTNGSHASSTHGQINPRSHNSSTSADPPNNNTQWGNVSHSVPACQYCGRCDHTAKTCYKLHGIGTPLIIISTKQICHNMITVLIPIGCLICDLGNLSVSFFNTLAPPLYFGMVAFYLGRPEEFKITVSRPFSFLAWPIYWAVQGCILTGVWVIAHECGHHAFSDYQLLDDIVVLVLHSGLLVPYFSWKYSHRHHHSNTSSLERDKVLLLRRVATVKDSNIVDTLPFSILSSH, from the exons ATGAGGAATGTCAGCAATAGTCCATTCCTAGACTCCAGTACTACAAACTACACTAATGGTTCTCACGCATCCTCAACTCATGGCCAAATAAACCCTCGTAGtcacaattcctctacttctgCTGACCCTCCAAACAACAACACTCAATGGGGTAATGTCTCTCACTCAGTCCCTGCATGCCAGTATTGTGGTCGTTGTGACCACACTGCCAAAACATGTTACAAGCTGCATGGTATTGGGACCCCTCTGATCATCATCTCTACTAAGCAAATATGTCACAACATGATAACAGTTCTGATCCCAATTGGTTGCTTGATTTGTGATCTTGGAAATTTATCCGTCTCTTTTTTCAACACTCTGGCTCCACCTCTATACTTTGGCATG GTTGCTTTTTATCTTGGAAGACCAGAGGAGTTCAAAATAACAGTGTCGCG CCCTTTCTCTTTCTTGGCATGGCCAATCTACTGGGCTGTCCAAGGTTGCATCCTTACTGGAGTTTGGGTCATTGCCCATGAGTGTGGCCACCATGCATTCAGTGACTACCAGTTGCTTGATGATATTGTTGTCCTTGTCCTCCACTCTGGTCTCCTAGTCCCATACTTTTCATGGAAATACAGCCATCGCCATCACCACTCCAACACTAGTTCTCTTGAGCGGGATAAA GTGTTACTGTTAAGGCGTGTGGCGACTGTTAAGGATAGCAATATAGTTGATACACTTCCATTTAGCATATTGTCATCTCATTGA
- the LOC102662840 gene encoding major latex allergen Hev b 5, with product MLAQEAEKEKEKERMHNELQRETLLNESDFKLSQDEARNGEKSSEKKKQQKKQVAQQTPTTVTENEATEVTKIEETTPEQPATRVTTTEEPKEETTKEAKEEEAPVETNEATEVIEEVKPEVEENPAPERTEEEEVKEETKETESAPVEEQKQEENKPAETVEETKTEQVSVEKTEA from the exons ATGCTTGCTCAAGAAgctgaaaaagagaaagagaaagaaagaatgcacaATGAACTACAAAGAGAAACACTGCTCAAT GAATCAGATTTCAAATTGTCACAAGATGAGGCAAGAAATGGTGAGAAATcttctgaaaagaaaaaacaacaaaagaaacaG GTTGCACAGCAAACACCAACAACCGTGACAGAGAATGAAGCAACCGAGGTAACCAAGATTGAGGAAACTACCCCAGAACAACCAGCTACCCGGGTTACTACCACCGAAGAACCAAAGGAAGAAACCACCAAAGAAGCAAAAGAGGAAGAAGCCCCAGTTGAGACTAATGAGGCAACAGAAGTGATAGAGGAAGTGAAGCCTGAGGTAGAAGAGAACCCAGCACCAGAGagaacagaagaagaagaagtgaaagaggagACTAAAGAAACCGAATCAGCACCAGTGGAGGAACAGAAGCAAGAGGAGAACAAACCAGCTGAAACCGTTGAGGAAACCAAAACAGAACAAGTTTCTGTTGAGAAGACTGAAGCTTAA